The following are encoded in a window of Candida dubliniensis CD36 chromosome 4, complete sequence genomic DNA:
- a CDS encoding transcription factor IIA (TFIIA) subunit alpha, putative (Similar to S. cerevisiae TOA1;~In S. cerevisiae: involved in transcriptional activation, acts as antirepressor or as coactivator), whose protein sequence is MSNIETSKLYESVIEDVINDSRQDFENNGIDESTLQELRRIWCEKLTQSGVAKFSWDEDEEEEEEEADVDVEVGQAAQQPEQQTESNDAGTSDSGATASGTSAVNTSATVETNVKKETTSGNDLEVPDAQLSYNTTDNLGIEIPSISREKAADGDDHGLIVPKIEQADGAVFFETKKSNKQLRQVDGESEFEEFESDGDLSDDINSELDSESDKEEDEEDEEETNFALCLFDKVQRIKNKWKSTLVAGIANINGKDYVFHKANGESEW, encoded by the coding sequence atgtctAACATTGAAACAAGCAAATTATACGAAAGTGTCATTGAAGATGTTATAAATGATTCAAGGCAAGATTTTGAGAATAATGGTATTGATGAAAGTACATTACAAGAGTTAAGAAGAATATGGTGTGAGAAATTAACACAATCCGGGGTTGCAAAATTTTCATGGGATgaggatgaagaagaagaagaagaagaagcagaTGTAGATGTTGAAGTTGGACAAGCAGCACAACAACCAGAACAACAAACTGAAAGTAATGATGCAGGAACAAGTGACAGTGGAGCAACTGCAAGTGGTACATCTGCAGTCAATACTTCTGCTACAGTTGAAACTAAtgtcaaaaaagaaaccacTAGTGGTAATGATTTGGAAGTACCTGATGCTCAATTATCTTATAACACAACTGACAATTTAGGAATAGAAATACCATCGATACTGCGAGAGAAAGCTGCTGATGGTGATGATCATGGATTAATAGTTCCTAAAATCGAACAAGCTGATGGGGcagttttttttgaaaccaagaaatccaataaacaattacGTCAAGTTGATGGTGAATctgaatttgaagaatttgaatcTGATGGTGATTTATCTGATGATATTAATTCTGAACTTGATTCTGAATCtgataaagaagaagatgaggaagatgaagaagaaaccaattttgctctttgtctttttgataaagttcaaagaattaaaaacaaatggAAGAGCACTTTAGTTGCTGGGATTGCTAACATTAATGGTAAAGATTATGTTTTCCATAAAGCCAATGGTGAATCAGAatggtga
- the RBT7 gene encoding T2 family ribonuclease, putative (Similar to S. cerevisiae RNY1), which produces MLSQSLLLALAAAPFTLASPYYNPYFGKFFHGQRTSADSSSSGNFYPVKDCSAFIDQNPEASWSCHNKSPVSSANSCCFEENGIILSTQFWDYNTTLLEIAVNGSTSDIVEAELKSKLDTVYNDLSRTFTIHGTWDDFCNGSYPQYCNKSLEVSDEKDNLTHILVDQFKEVELYNIMSKYWIDTIASNVDSSASTALWEHEYNKHGTCMTTLSPSCFTSSNYTRFENIVNFYKKTVEIWSQLDTFEFLAAAGIYPTVSRKYKLSQVQEALQKAHGAEVYVGCLNNSISEIWYFYNLQGSVLTGTYKPIDTTTNTKCEDEVWYIPK; this is translated from the coding sequence ATGCTTTCTCAATCCTTATTATTAGCTCTTGCTGCTGCTCCTTTTACTTTAGCTTCACCATATTACAACCCTTATTTTGGGAAATTTTTCCATGGTCAAAGAACTTCAGCTGATTCTTCCTCATCGGGTAACTTTTATCCAGTTAAAGATTGTTCTGCCTTTATTGACCAAAACCCAGAAGCTTCTTGGTCTTGTCATAACAAATCACCTGTTTCTTCTGcaaattcttgttgttttgaaGAAAACGGTATTATATTGCTGACTCAATTTTGGGATTACAATACTACCTTGTTGGAAATTGCCGTTAATGGATCTACCAGTGACATTGTTGAGGCTGAATTGAAAAGCAAACTTGATACTGTTTACAATGATTTGAGTAGAACTTTTACTATTCATGGAACTTGGGATGACTTCTGTAATGGATCATATCCACAGTACTGTAACAAAAGTTTGGAAGTTAGtgatgaaaaagataatCTTACTCATATTTTGGTTGATCAATTCAAAGAAGttgaattatataatatcATGTCTAAATATTGGATTGACACTATTGCTAGTAATGTGGACAGCAGTGCCTCTACAGCCTTATGGGAACACGAATACAATAAACATGGTACTTGTATGACTACCTTGAGTCCATCCTGTTTCACCAGTAGTAACTATACTCGTTTTGAAAATATCGTCAacttttataaaaaaactGTTGAAATTTGGTCACAATTGGATacttttgaatttttagcAGCTGCTGGAATTTACCCTACTGTTTCAAGAAAGTACAAGTTGAGTCAAGTGCAAGAAGCTTTACAAAAAGCTCATGGTGCCGAAGTATATGTTGGATGTTTGAATAATTCCATTTCAGAAATCTGGTATTTCTACAATTTACAAGGAAGTGTTTTGACAGGTACTTATAAACCAATTGATACCACAACCAATACTAAATGTGAAGATGAAGTGTGGTACATCCCTAAATAA
- the PGA54 gene encoding GPI-anchored protein, putative (has been described as GPI-anchored cell-surface protein solely based on sequence data: De Groot PW, et al. (2003). Yeast 20(9):781-96; is an expressed ORF in C albicans, induced in hyphae and in cyr1 or efg1 null mutants: Garcia-Sanchez et al. (2005). Mol Biol Cell 16(6):2913-25; Harcus et al. (2004). Mol Biol Cell 15(10):4490-9;~Similar to S. cerevisiae DAN4) encodes MRSNYLLLLAATAVQAVPFIKRYENTTAPASQLSTSLADGSTTILASSSSVEEDETITSTIVQYVTVTSSDTTYTSATNTLTSTLTTKPTPVITTEAEDEEDETITSTILQYITVTSSDTTYTSATNTLTSVLTTKAAASAQEVSENAKAASTKDNGETTTSTITSVVTITDANGATEVLTEALAETSSDADASYCTPTTVTVTVTAEPTSEVVSTIVHTTQVPLTAEFTLDDTTTTLTSWVDLTSTDLVTITSTSSIHESYSTGASQSHPISSYSNYTISDYAPPISSYYSL; translated from the coding sequence ATGCGTTCCAActatttgttattattagcTGCCACAGCTGTTCAAGCAGTTCCATTTATCAAGAGATACGAAAACACTACTGCGCCAGCCAGTCAATTGTCAACCTCATTGGCTGATGGTTCTACTACCATTCTTGCTTCCTCATCCAGTGTCGAAGAAGACGAAACCATCACTTCTACTATCGTTCAGTATGTCACTGTCACTTCTTCTGATACCACTTATACTTCTGCCACCAACACTTTGACTAGTACTTTGACTACCAAACCAACTCCAGTTATCACCACTGAAGCTGAGgatgaagaagacgaaACCATCACTTCCACCATTCTTCAATACATTACCGTCACTTCTTCTGACACTACATACACTTCAGCCACCAACACCTTGACTAGTGTTTTGACTACCAAAGCAGCAGCATCTGCTCAAGAAGTTAGTGAAAATGCCAAGGCCGCTTCTACCAAAGATAATGGCGAAACCACCACTTCAACCATTACTAGTGTCGTTACAATTACTGATGCTAATGGTGCCACCGAAGTGTTGACCGAAGCTTTGGCTGAAACCAGTAGTGACGCAGATGCCTCATACTGTACTCCTACTACTGTTACTGTTACTGTCACTGCTGAGCCAACTTCTGAAGTTGTTTCAACTATTGTTCACACTACCCAAGTTCCACTTACTGCTGAATTTACACTTGATGATACCACTACTACCCTTACATCTTGGGTTGACTTGACTTCTACAGACCTTGTCACCATCACTTCTACTTCAAGCATTCACGAATCATACTCAACTGGCGCTTCTCAATCCCATCCAATTTCCTCATACTCCAACTACACAATTTCGGACTATGCCCCACCAATCAGTTCCTACTACTCCTTGTAA